Within Crassostrea angulata isolate pt1a10 chromosome 2, ASM2561291v2, whole genome shotgun sequence, the genomic segment ttttactcttatttctaaacataaatGGTATGGTATATGATaagataggataggataggatagattTTATTTGCAGTATACATGATATAGGATAtgattggggtttttttttcaaatttcatgatGGCACCActgcacatgtacatgtagtttatttgttatttgtttctGATTTCCGACGAAATACAATGTTAGGATAACTCCCGAGGCCCTcctaaaaaaattgttcatattgctttcacaaaatgtttacatatcGTTGACCGTGCGTTCACCGTTCACTTTGCGCTCCGTTCATAAGCCCTCACCTAATTCCGTTCAGCGTGCGGTCACCATTCACGCGCCGTTCGAGTGGGAAAATAGAGCAATTCAGGGACTGTAGTAGATCCTTATATCTTGCTCTGGGTTGGATTAATGCCTCTCCTCCGTTTAGAAATGAATACGTAGAGAAGTAGTATCAAAATATAAACCGCAAAATTAAGTGACCAGAAACCGCATGTTTCTAGGTATTgctttataaaaatcattattacGGTTAATTGATGTAAATGATTAGATGGTATGCTGTCTCTTTAGAATATATAATAGCTTGTCCTGTCCGATATTATTTCTTCCCGTTAGAAATATCTTGTCGACTTGTTAGACTTGTATGTTGACTTGTCATACAATTATTGAAAGTGATGTCCTGTTGTTAGAggattatttttattaacaatgaACACATTACCTTTGTTGATTGTCAACAAATCGggaatataaacaaaaaagcaTTCagaaaaaattgacttatcctTTGAATTTATTAGACTTTCATCCAAAGCAAAATTAggaacaaacaaacaatacaatataCAAGAAATTCTTAACTGAGGTTTTAAATAGTTACGATGAACCGAGTTTGGGAAGTAAAGTCTCCTGCTTTGTATCCCTAAAAGCCGCCCATAGATTTCGAAGTTGTTCTGGTGTGTATTCCTTCTTCAACAAAATACTAAACAAAGACCGACGAGCTTCTTGTCGATTTTGTCTATGTTCGTCCAGAATAGTTTCGTATTGATGTTGGTGGAATATGCCAGTTTGCAGTAAGTGGTCACAAAGTGGAAAGCAGTCTACATTCGCAATGAAACCTGCACACGTGCTTCTGAGATGATTCTTGAAGACTTCGCTATTCATTTCTTTCTCCTTTCTTTCTCCAGTGATTTTTTCGCAGTAAAACTCGATGGCTTCCAATATTTTTTTGCAGTCCTGATGTCTCTCTAAATGTTGATCCTTAATTCTTTTTTGGATGTCTTCCAGCTTCTCCCAAACATCTTTCAATGTAAACATATCCGTCTTATTGCCCTTGATTGGACCTGTGCTGGTGGGTGTTAGGTATTCATCAGctcctttcatttgataaacCGATTTTGACCGATCTCTGACTGAAATATGGTTAGCATAATCTGTAAGGCCCTCAGTAAACTTTTTTTGGACCTCCGGAGTAATTTTTCCCGTTCGTATGTCCTCGTCGACTTTTTGAATCATCTCAACAATGGCATAAAAAGACTCATTTTCTTGCGATGGATCTTTAGGATACTGCATGGCATCTGAATGCTTACAGTACAAGGTTCCCATTAACTCGATTCGGACACGAAAAATTTCAAAGCACACGTACATAGGTAATTTAGGATCCATGCCCGGGGGAAGTGCTTTTGTATCTATACAAGATTCGTCTTTGCATACATGAAAATGTCCTCTTCTGGAAATACACACGAATAAATCGCCCAAACATTCAtccttttcaatttttatacataaagaAGGGGAAAAGTCTAATACTGAATTTGACAGTGGCCTTTTGTTTGTCAGTCCTACGCGGAGATGAAATGAATTCGGTggtttttcatctttattaatgTGTTCTACTTTAACGAGGATGCTCTCGCCTGTACCTATAGTGTTTTCCAAGCATGCATAAGCTAATGGAACAGGTGAGGTAAGGGAAATTTTCAAGTCCGTATGCTTCACATTTCTTTCGCTTTTTCTATGGAATTTCAAGGTTGTTTGGTTTTCCTTGTCTGTAATGAAATAACGTGCTAGTTTATTATTAGAATATCGGATGATCGTGTGCAa encodes:
- the LOC128171078 gene encoding uncharacterized protein LOC128171078 isoform X2, whose protein sequence is MTDRCKRKVVKPRFSETCGENIEVELDSAKNPVKAKWKFSNSCGLAFSGFSLFNNRRYEVIFSGSGHARIGFTQTDPDHLLDIQQAVKNNQILFLSDVRYHKRQCVVDIMRRVGINGSTFETKYKNDNPQTKELLPSYDVWAVICLKFGEITAEIRDKENQTTLKFHRKSERNVKHTDLKISLTSPVPLAYACLENTIGTGESILVKVEHINKDEKPPNSFHLRVGLTNKRPLSNSVLDFSPSLCIKIEKDECLGDLFVCISRRGHFHVCKDESCIDTKALPPGMDPKLPMYVCFEIFRVRIELMGTLYCKHSDAMQYPKDPSQENESFYAIVEMIQKVDEDIRTGKITPEVQKKFTEGLTDYANHISVRDRSKSVYQMKGADEYLTPTSTGPIKGNKTDMFTLKDVWEKLEDIQKRIKDQHLERHQDCKKILEAIEFYCEKITGERKEKEMNSEVFKNHLRSTCAGFIANVDCFPLCDHLLQTGIFHQHQYETILDEHRQNRQEARRSLFSILLKKEYTPEQLRNLWAAFRDTKQETLLPKLGSS
- the LOC128171078 gene encoding uncharacterized protein LOC128171078 isoform X1; protein product: MKPPKMEDYQVVKPRFSETCGENIEVELDSAKNPVKAKWKFSNSCGLAFSGFSLFNNRRYEVIFSGSGHARIGFTQTDPDHLLDIQQAVKNNQILFLSDVRYHKRQCVVDIMRRVGINGSTFETKYKNDNPQTKELLPSYDVWAVICLKFGEITAEIRDKENQTTLKFHRKSERNVKHTDLKISLTSPVPLAYACLENTIGTGESILVKVEHINKDEKPPNSFHLRVGLTNKRPLSNSVLDFSPSLCIKIEKDECLGDLFVCISRRGHFHVCKDESCIDTKALPPGMDPKLPMYVCFEIFRVRIELMGTLYCKHSDAMQYPKDPSQENESFYAIVEMIQKVDEDIRTGKITPEVQKKFTEGLTDYANHISVRDRSKSVYQMKGADEYLTPTSTGPIKGNKTDMFTLKDVWEKLEDIQKRIKDQHLERHQDCKKILEAIEFYCEKITGERKEKEMNSEVFKNHLRSTCAGFIANVDCFPLCDHLLQTGIFHQHQYETILDEHRQNRQEARRSLFSILLKKEYTPEQLRNLWAAFRDTKQETLLPKLGSS